A single region of the Polymorphum gilvum SL003B-26A1 genome encodes:
- a CDS encoding ribbon-helix-helix domain-containing protein, translated as MCQIFAGQDPADYEPETRRLRLNGQSTSIRLERSFWDILDEIAASEGLSTPAFVSRLHSEVLELRGEAPNFTSLLRCACLIRTRQTALRPLALAAE; from the coding sequence ATGTGTCAGATTTTTGCCGGGCAGGATCCCGCGGACTACGAGCCCGAGACGCGTCGGCTGCGGCTGAACGGCCAGAGCACGAGCATCCGGCTGGAGCGCTCGTTCTGGGACATTCTCGACGAGATCGCCGCCAGCGAGGGCCTGTCCACGCCCGCCTTCGTGTCCCGCCTGCACAGCGAGGTGCTGGAACTGCGGGGCGAGGCGCCGAACTTCACGTCGCTGCTTAGATGCGCCTGCCTGATCCGCACACGCCAAACCGCCTTGCGACCGCTTGCGCTGGCAGCGGAATAA
- a CDS encoding twin-arginine translocation pathway signal has product MTVTLERHRMTRRELLARSAVLGAAFVVGPGFVAGRTAAWAMEVSHVRPATMATLIQMARDIYPHDHVADSYYAAAVKGYDNADQAAMVEAGVAALDAVAEGLGHGGYLAIGWERERVELLRALERSPFFQTVRGGLVTGLYNQKDVWPLFGYEGESYSKGGYITRGFDDIKWI; this is encoded by the coding sequence ATGACCGTGACCCTGGAGCGTCACAGGATGACGCGACGCGAGCTGTTGGCACGCAGCGCCGTGCTGGGTGCGGCTTTCGTCGTCGGCCCCGGCTTCGTCGCCGGCAGGACGGCGGCCTGGGCAATGGAGGTGAGCCACGTGAGGCCGGCGACGATGGCGACGCTGATCCAGATGGCGCGCGACATCTATCCGCACGATCACGTCGCCGACAGCTACTACGCCGCAGCGGTCAAGGGCTACGACAACGCCGACCAGGCCGCGATGGTCGAGGCCGGGGTCGCGGCGCTGGACGCGGTCGCCGAAGGGCTGGGCCACGGCGGCTATCTCGCCATCGGCTGGGAGCGCGAGCGTGTCGAGTTGCTGCGTGCGCTGGAACGGAGCCCGTTCTTCCAGACAGTGCGCGGCGGGCTGGTGACCGGGCTCTACAATCAGAAGGACGTCTGGCCACTGTTCGGCTACGAAGGCGAGAGCTACTCCAAGGGTGGCTACATCACCCGCGGCTTCGACGACATCAAGTGGATCTGA
- a CDS encoding HAMP domain-containing methyl-accepting chemotaxis protein → MLKRISISTKIFGGFGLVLILLLAISATGAFNLQTGNSDFQRYRHVANQTTLAAEAQTRMLETRRAVLSFMNEPTRESVADLSRAGQETLALLERLASTVNDADKQALISEAQAGMRSYLAGFNEMTRIEQAARAVSVETLAPVGPEIEERLTRVMDMSNQAQEATDTFHGANALRSVLLMRVAVARFAQSKDEGSFVEAMDHSANVREKLKILQAVIFDADRADLVNETAALHETYEKAFEDLHALAQREHAIFGDILGRHGPRIGELLEDLKGAARDEQDALGPQIGVSMQWAVTLMIAVAAAALAVGLLAAWLIGTGISRPIQAITMAMKRLADGDKSVAIPGQDHRDEIGAMAAAVGVFRDNMIKADEMAAREAEETRLRAERARRIEDLTKDFDLGVSELLGAVAGAATEMESTATSMSGIANNTNSRATSVASAAEQASANVQTVATATEELSSSIQEIARQVAQSSEIAGRAVEQASKTDGQVQGLALAAQKIGEVVSLISAIAEQTNLLALNATIEAARAGDAGKGFAVVAAEVKELANQTAKATDEIGQQIGAIQSETHEAVAAIQSIGATIAEINEIASSIASAVEEQSAATGEIARNVEQAASGTQEVTTNILEVTRAASETGTAATQVTAVAGELSDKSEQLKAQVERFLMDVRAA, encoded by the coding sequence ATGCTGAAACGCATCTCGATTTCGACCAAGATTTTTGGCGGATTCGGACTTGTCCTGATCCTGCTGCTGGCCATCAGTGCCACTGGCGCCTTCAACCTGCAGACCGGCAACAGCGACTTCCAACGCTACCGCCATGTAGCAAATCAAACCACCCTGGCGGCAGAAGCACAGACCCGGATGCTGGAAACCCGCCGCGCCGTGCTGAGTTTCATGAACGAGCCGACACGCGAGAGTGTCGCCGACCTCTCCCGCGCCGGCCAGGAGACCCTCGCCCTGCTCGAGCGCCTGGCCTCCACGGTCAACGATGCTGACAAGCAAGCGCTCATTTCTGAGGCGCAGGCGGGTATGCGCAGCTATCTGGCCGGCTTCAACGAGATGACCCGGATCGAGCAGGCGGCCAGGGCGGTCAGCGTCGAGACGCTCGCGCCGGTCGGGCCTGAGATCGAGGAACGTCTGACCCGCGTCATGGACATGTCGAACCAGGCTCAGGAAGCGACTGACACGTTCCACGGCGCCAATGCGCTGCGCAGCGTCCTGTTGATGCGTGTCGCCGTCGCCCGCTTCGCGCAATCCAAGGACGAAGGCTCCTTCGTTGAGGCCATGGACCATTCGGCCAATGTCCGCGAAAAGCTGAAGATCCTCCAGGCTGTCATCTTCGATGCCGACAGGGCCGACCTCGTCAACGAGACCGCCGCCCTGCACGAAACGTATGAGAAGGCGTTCGAGGACCTTCATGCGCTCGCCCAGCGCGAGCACGCCATTTTCGGTGACATCCTCGGCAGGCATGGTCCCAGGATCGGCGAGCTGCTGGAAGATCTCAAGGGGGCCGCGCGCGACGAGCAGGACGCCCTCGGACCGCAGATAGGCGTCTCGATGCAATGGGCCGTGACCCTGATGATCGCCGTCGCCGCCGCCGCGCTCGCCGTCGGCCTCCTTGCCGCCTGGCTGATCGGCACCGGCATCTCGCGTCCGATCCAGGCGATCACGATGGCCATGAAGCGCCTTGCCGACGGCGACAAGTCCGTCGCCATCCCCGGCCAGGATCATCGCGACGAGATCGGCGCCATGGCCGCCGCGGTCGGCGTGTTCAGGGACAACATGATCAAGGCCGACGAGATGGCCGCCCGCGAGGCGGAGGAAACCCGCCTGCGCGCGGAGCGTGCCCGGCGCATCGAGGACCTGACCAAGGACTTCGATCTCGGCGTCTCCGAACTGCTCGGCGCCGTCGCCGGGGCTGCCACGGAGATGGAGAGCACCGCCACCTCCATGTCCGGCATCGCCAACAACACCAACAGCCGCGCGACTTCGGTGGCGAGCGCGGCCGAACAGGCCTCGGCCAACGTCCAGACCGTCGCCACGGCGACCGAGGAACTGTCCAGCTCGATCCAGGAGATCGCCCGCCAGGTCGCCCAGTCGTCTGAGATCGCCGGCCGCGCCGTCGAACAGGCCAGCAAGACCGACGGTCAGGTCCAGGGCCTCGCCCTCGCCGCCCAGAAGATCGGCGAGGTCGTCAGCCTGATCTCCGCCATCGCCGAGCAGACCAACCTGCTGGCGCTCAACGCCACCATCGAGGCGGCACGCGCCGGCGACGCCGGCAAGGGCTTCGCGGTCGTCGCCGCCGAGGTCAAGGAACTGGCCAACCAGACCGCCAAGGCGACCGACGAGATCGGCCAGCAGATCGGCGCGATCCAGTCTGAGACCCACGAGGCGGTCGCCGCGATCCAGTCGATCGGCGCCACCATCGCCGAGATCAACGAGATCGCTTCCAGCATCGCCTCGGCGGTCGAGGAGCAGAGCGCGGCCACCGGCGAGATCGCCCGCAACGTCGAGCAGGCCGCCAGCGGCACCCAGGAGGTCACCACCAACATCCTGGAGGTCACTCGCGCGGCCAGCGAGACCGGCACTGCGGCGACCCAGGTGACGGCGGTGGCCGGCGAGCTTAGCGACAAGTCGGAGCAGCTCAAGGCCCAGGTCGAGCGCTTCCTGATGGACGTGCGCGCCGCCTGA
- a CDS encoding ATP-binding cassette domain-containing protein yields the protein MDAPIAVRGLNHWFGSGEARKQALFDIDLTIDPGELVVLLGASGSGKTTLLTLVGCLREVQDGSVLLFGNELRGAPEDLLVESRRRLGFIFQAHNLHESLTALQNVRMGLEVHGRAAMAHWRQAAAHMLGLVGLGDRMHYLPANLSGGQKQRVAVARALVGNPQVVFADEPTAALDKDSGLQVVRLLKRLGAERGTTTLMVTHDNRILDLADRIVTMEDGRIVRDERCRAGPIPPAGSPA from the coding sequence ATGGATGCCCCGATCGCGGTCCGCGGCCTCAATCACTGGTTTGGCAGCGGCGAGGCGCGCAAGCAGGCGCTCTTCGACATCGATCTGACGATAGACCCGGGCGAACTGGTCGTGCTGCTGGGCGCGTCCGGCTCCGGCAAGACCACGCTGCTGACCCTCGTCGGCTGCCTGCGGGAGGTGCAGGACGGCAGCGTCCTGCTGTTCGGCAACGAGCTGCGCGGCGCCCCGGAAGACCTGCTGGTCGAAAGCCGCCGCCGGCTCGGCTTCATCTTCCAGGCCCACAACCTGCACGAAAGCCTGACCGCGCTGCAGAACGTGCGCATGGGCCTGGAGGTGCATGGCCGCGCTGCCATGGCGCATTGGCGTCAGGCTGCCGCCCACATGCTCGGCCTCGTCGGGCTCGGCGACCGCATGCACTACCTGCCCGCCAACCTGTCCGGCGGCCAGAAGCAGCGCGTGGCTGTCGCCCGCGCTCTGGTCGGCAATCCGCAGGTCGTCTTCGCCGACGAGCCGACCGCTGCCCTGGACAAGGACAGCGGCCTGCAGGTGGTCCGCTTGCTCAAGCGGTTGGGCGCGGAGCGCGGCACCACGACCCTGATGGTGACCCACGACAACCGCATCCTCGATCTCGCCGACCGCATCGTCACCATGGAAGATGGCCGGATCGTCCGCGACGAACGCTGCCGGGCAGGCCCTATTCCGCCTGCCGGATCTCCAGCCTGA
- a CDS encoding DMT family transporter, with amino-acid sequence MDKAQDPAPDGAPAPVDPPAPAGAEGVPPRGGFWRDLPPNTVGALWILAAAFLFTVMAALIKLAGERLSVFQILLVRQSVMILVVAPVILRGLPGSLYTKRPSLQALRVICAATAMICGFTAVIHMPLADATAISFSKTFFITVFAILFLGETVGRHRWAATIVGFLGVLLMLRPQGDGFVDIYAVLALVGAAGAGMVMIILRILTRTDQPSTILTYQALFVGLIALGPALYLWIPPTPQEWALLIVTGLVSWAGQMCNIRAFRAGEATAIASLDYTRLLYATAIGIVVFGDWPASVTLAGAALIIAASLYTVRREALRGRALARAPEGRGYNT; translated from the coding sequence ATGGACAAGGCGCAAGACCCGGCGCCGGACGGCGCTCCCGCTCCGGTCGACCCGCCGGCTCCGGCCGGAGCCGAAGGCGTCCCGCCTCGCGGCGGGTTCTGGCGCGACCTGCCGCCCAACACCGTCGGCGCGCTGTGGATCCTCGCCGCCGCCTTCCTGTTCACGGTGATGGCGGCGCTGATCAAGCTCGCCGGCGAGCGCCTGTCCGTGTTCCAGATCCTGCTGGTGCGCCAGAGCGTGATGATCCTCGTCGTCGCGCCGGTGATCCTGCGCGGCCTGCCCGGCTCGCTCTACACGAAGCGCCCGTCGCTCCAGGCGCTGCGGGTGATCTGTGCCGCCACCGCGATGATCTGCGGCTTCACCGCGGTCATCCACATGCCGCTCGCCGACGCCACCGCGATCAGTTTTTCCAAGACCTTCTTCATCACCGTCTTCGCCATCCTGTTCCTCGGCGAGACTGTCGGCCGGCATCGCTGGGCCGCCACGATCGTCGGTTTCCTCGGCGTGCTGCTGATGCTGCGCCCGCAGGGCGACGGCTTCGTCGACATCTATGCCGTGCTCGCCCTGGTCGGCGCCGCCGGCGCCGGCATGGTCATGATCATCCTGCGCATCCTGACGCGCACCGACCAGCCCTCGACAATCCTGACCTACCAGGCGCTGTTCGTCGGCCTGATCGCGCTCGGACCCGCCCTCTATCTCTGGATCCCGCCGACGCCGCAGGAATGGGCTCTGCTCATCGTCACTGGGCTGGTGTCCTGGGCCGGGCAGATGTGCAACATCCGCGCCTTCCGGGCCGGCGAGGCGACCGCGATCGCCTCCCTCGACTACACCCGCCTGCTCTATGCCACCGCCATCGGCATCGTGGTGTTCGGCGACTGGCCGGCGTCGGTGACGCTGGCCGGTGCGGCACTCATTATCGCCGCCTCGCTCTACACGGTGCGCCGCGAGGCGCTGCGCGGGCGCGCGCTCGCCCGCGCGCCGGAAGGCCGCGGCTACAACACCTGA
- a CDS encoding PQQ-dependent sugar dehydrogenase — protein sequence MRNYLLASAAFLAGTVLAHAQAQAPVPDNLEKLSSFQSTGVTEFTYVPQTGDYADGIKKNLERIKMPEGFKIALYAVVPDARHMAVGPQGIVTFVGTRKDKVWSVTDRNKDRVADEVKDFAPSLKFAIPNGPCFSKDGFLYIAEQNRVLVYPAAEFFYESPDVAAFNVVKQGELIPPSEESYNHTARVCKLGPDGKLYISLGQPFNVAPPEKLDLYNQWGIGGMIRINTDGTGREVYTYGIRNSVGHDFHPVTGELWFTDNQVDGMGDDIPPGEINRQTAPGQHFGAPWYGGGSVRTNEYAGQEVPVDVVMPAVEMVAHAADLGMTFYTGSMFPAKYKNAIFSAQHGSWNRTTPVGARVMVTFIDDEGNARSEPFAEGWIDENGEYLGRPVDVAQLRDGSILVSDDLAGALYRIWYEGN from the coding sequence ATGAGGAACTATCTGCTGGCCAGTGCGGCCTTTCTGGCAGGAACCGTCCTGGCGCATGCCCAGGCGCAGGCTCCGGTGCCGGACAACCTGGAGAAGCTGTCGAGCTTCCAGTCGACCGGCGTCACGGAATTCACCTACGTCCCGCAGACCGGCGACTACGCCGACGGCATCAAGAAGAACCTCGAGCGCATCAAGATGCCGGAGGGCTTCAAGATCGCGCTCTATGCCGTCGTGCCGGACGCGCGCCACATGGCGGTCGGGCCGCAGGGCATCGTGACCTTCGTAGGCACCCGCAAGGACAAGGTCTGGTCGGTGACGGACCGCAACAAGGACCGCGTCGCAGACGAGGTGAAGGATTTCGCGCCATCGCTGAAATTCGCGATCCCGAACGGACCGTGCTTCTCCAAGGACGGCTTCCTCTACATCGCCGAGCAGAACCGGGTGCTGGTCTATCCGGCGGCCGAATTCTTCTACGAGAGCCCGGACGTGGCGGCCTTCAACGTCGTCAAGCAGGGCGAGCTGATCCCGCCGTCTGAAGAGAGCTACAACCACACCGCCCGCGTGTGCAAGCTCGGACCGGACGGCAAGCTCTACATCTCGCTCGGCCAGCCGTTCAACGTCGCGCCGCCGGAGAAACTCGATCTCTACAACCAGTGGGGCATCGGCGGCATGATCCGCATCAACACCGACGGCACGGGGCGCGAGGTCTATACCTATGGTATCCGCAACTCGGTCGGGCACGACTTCCATCCGGTGACCGGCGAGCTGTGGTTCACCGACAACCAGGTCGACGGCATGGGCGACGACATCCCGCCGGGCGAGATCAACCGCCAGACCGCTCCGGGCCAGCATTTCGGTGCGCCTTGGTACGGCGGCGGCAGCGTGCGGACCAACGAATATGCCGGCCAGGAGGTGCCGGTCGACGTGGTGATGCCGGCGGTGGAAATGGTCGCCCACGCGGCCGACCTCGGCATGACCTTCTACACCGGCAGCATGTTCCCGGCGAAGTACAAGAACGCCATCTTCTCGGCGCAGCACGGTTCGTGGAACCGCACCACGCCGGTCGGCGCGCGGGTCATGGTGACCTTCATCGACGACGAGGGCAACGCCAGGTCCGAGCCCTTCGCGGAGGGCTGGATCGACGAGAACGGCGAGTATCTCGGCCGGCCGGTCGACGTCGCCCAGCTGCGCGACGGCTCCATCCTGGTCTCCGACGACCTGGCGGGCGCACTGTATCGCATCTGGTACGAGGGCAACTGA
- a CDS encoding long-chain-fatty-acid--CoA ligase, which translates to MTTAEEWCAAFTARATHEYLEDAVRSFPGRPAVDFLGKAWTYREIGELVNRTAAGLQGLGIGKGTKVGLCLPNTPYYTIFYFAVLKIGGTVVNFNPLYVEREIAFQARDAEVRIMVTLDLKVIYDKVEAVRREGVFDRIIVCPMADILPQPKKALFTLFKGKERAKVAEDAAHVRFAGLVARGGAPKAVTIDPDTDVAVLQYTGGTTGVPKGAMLTHRNLSANIEQMRDIFHSARPGEERMLCVLPFFHVFAMTVAQNLAVILGAEMVLMPRFELKMLLDTIRRTKPTLFPGVPTIYTAINNSPMTPKYDLTSIKLCISGGAPLPVEVKETFEALTGCMLVEGYGLTESSPVVAVNPFDDTRRAGSIGRLAPGTRAEFRSLEDRHTAVVLGEKGELCVRGPQVMLGYWKRPDETAQTIKDGWLHTGDVGYQDADGFIYLVDRIKDLILCSGYNVYPRMIEEALYQHDAVEEAIVIAIPDTYRGQAPKAFVKLRAGAVLTAEELKEFLKDHLSAIEMPREIEFRDALPKTMVGKLSKKELIEEEAARRAAAPAV; encoded by the coding sequence ATGACGACAGCGGAGGAATGGTGCGCCGCCTTCACGGCCCGCGCCACCCATGAATATCTGGAGGACGCTGTCCGGTCTTTTCCCGGCCGGCCCGCGGTCGACTTCCTGGGCAAGGCCTGGACCTATCGCGAGATCGGCGAGCTGGTGAACCGGACCGCCGCCGGGCTTCAGGGCCTCGGCATCGGCAAGGGCACCAAGGTCGGCCTGTGCCTGCCGAACACGCCTTATTACACGATCTTCTATTTCGCCGTGCTCAAAATCGGCGGCACGGTGGTGAACTTCAATCCGCTCTACGTCGAGCGCGAGATCGCCTTCCAGGCGCGCGACGCCGAGGTGCGGATCATGGTCACGCTGGATCTGAAGGTGATCTACGACAAGGTCGAGGCGGTGCGCCGCGAAGGCGTGTTCGACCGCATCATCGTCTGCCCGATGGCCGACATCCTGCCGCAGCCGAAGAAGGCGCTGTTCACCCTGTTCAAGGGCAAGGAGCGGGCGAAGGTGGCTGAGGACGCGGCGCATGTGCGCTTCGCCGGCCTCGTCGCCAGGGGCGGCGCGCCGAAGGCGGTGACGATCGATCCGGACACCGACGTCGCGGTGCTGCAGTATACCGGCGGCACGACCGGCGTGCCGAAGGGAGCGATGCTGACGCATCGCAACCTGTCGGCCAACATCGAGCAGATGCGCGACATCTTCCACTCGGCCAGGCCCGGCGAGGAGCGGATGCTGTGCGTGCTGCCGTTCTTCCACGTCTTCGCGATGACGGTGGCGCAGAACCTCGCCGTCATCCTGGGCGCGGAAATGGTGCTGATGCCGCGCTTCGAGCTGAAGATGCTGCTCGACACGATCAGGCGGACGAAGCCGACCCTGTTCCCGGGCGTGCCGACGATCTACACGGCGATCAACAACTCGCCGATGACGCCGAAATACGACCTGACGAGCATCAAGCTGTGCATCTCCGGCGGCGCGCCGCTGCCGGTCGAGGTGAAGGAGACGTTCGAGGCGCTGACCGGCTGCATGCTGGTCGAGGGCTACGGGCTGACCGAGTCCTCGCCGGTGGTGGCGGTGAACCCGTTCGACGACACGCGTCGGGCCGGCTCGATCGGCCGGCTGGCGCCGGGCACGCGGGCGGAATTCCGCAGCCTGGAGGACCGGCACACGGCGGTCGTCCTGGGCGAGAAGGGCGAGTTGTGCGTGCGCGGGCCGCAGGTCATGCTCGGTTACTGGAAGCGGCCCGACGAGACGGCCCAGACCATCAAGGACGGCTGGCTGCACACCGGCGACGTCGGCTACCAGGACGCCGACGGCTTCATCTATCTGGTCGACCGCATCAAGGACCTGATCCTGTGTTCGGGCTACAACGTCTATCCGCGCATGATCGAGGAGGCGCTGTACCAGCACGACGCGGTCGAAGAAGCGATCGTCATCGCCATACCGGACACCTATCGCGGCCAGGCGCCGAAGGCGTTCGTCAAGCTGCGCGCCGGCGCGGTGCTGACCGCGGAGGAGCTGAAGGAGTTTCTCAAGGACCACCTGTCGGCGATCGAGATGCCGCGCGAGATCGAGTTCCGTGATGCCCTGCCCAAGACCATGGTGGGCAAGCTGTCCAAGAAGGAACTGATCGAGGAGGAGGCGGCCAGGCGCGCCGCGGCGCCGGCGGTCTGA
- a CDS encoding VOC family protein, translated as MAKFIHAMIRVIDEDRSVNFYRNAFGLEVADRFDFDDFTLIYLRNGEADFEVELTVNKGRTEPYVPGDGYGHMAFCVDDLDAEHARFDAAGYSPRKIVEFKRDGVLMARFFFVQDPDGYQIELLQRHGRYR; from the coding sequence GTGGCCAAGTTTATACACGCGATGATTCGCGTGATCGATGAAGATCGCTCAGTAAACTTCTATCGAAATGCGTTCGGACTCGAGGTTGCCGACCGGTTCGACTTTGACGACTTTACGCTGATCTACCTGCGCAATGGCGAGGCCGATTTCGAGGTTGAGCTGACCGTGAACAAGGGCCGGACCGAGCCCTATGTGCCCGGCGACGGCTACGGCCACATGGCGTTCTGCGTCGACGACCTCGACGCCGAACACGCCCGCTTCGATGCGGCCGGCTACTCCCCCCGTAAGATCGTCGAATTCAAGCGCGACGGTGTCCTGATGGCGCGGTTCTTCTTCGTCCAGGACCCCGACGGCTACCAGATCGAACTGCTGCAGCGCCACGGCCGGTATCGCTGA
- a CDS encoding c-type cytochrome, with the protein MLRAAVLGLGGVFLAQAVLANGATEASAGDPVAGRQKAGQCRTCHGLDGFARIPIAPHIGGEPASYIVHQLTAFRNGTRVHEMMSVVAKALDDQSIADLAAWYASHEASATLPGGASEDDAPAQCVACHGVTGLSQAEDAPNLAGETAIYIDTQLKAFRLGKRTHEIMSPIAAELSDEEIRAVADWYAAIRLEIRQAE; encoded by the coding sequence ATGCTGCGTGCCGCAGTCCTGGGCCTGGGCGGGGTTTTCCTCGCCCAGGCCGTCCTCGCCAACGGCGCGACAGAAGCGTCCGCCGGCGACCCTGTCGCCGGGCGCCAGAAGGCCGGTCAGTGCCGGACCTGCCACGGCCTCGACGGCTTCGCCCGGATCCCGATCGCGCCGCACATCGGCGGCGAGCCGGCGTCCTATATCGTTCACCAGCTGACCGCGTTCCGCAACGGCACGCGCGTGCACGAGATGATGAGCGTGGTCGCCAAGGCGCTCGACGACCAGTCCATCGCCGATCTCGCTGCCTGGTATGCCTCGCACGAGGCCTCGGCGACGTTGCCGGGGGGGGCGAGCGAGGACGACGCGCCGGCGCAATGCGTCGCCTGCCACGGCGTCACCGGCCTGTCGCAGGCCGAGGACGCGCCTAACCTCGCCGGGGAGACCGCGATCTACATCGACACGCAGTTGAAAGCGTTTCGCCTCGGCAAGCGCACGCACGAGATCATGTCGCCGATCGCGGCGGAGCTGAGCGACGAGGAGATCCGCGCCGTCGCCGACTGGTACGCGGCGATCAGGCTGGAGATCCGGCAGGCGGAATAG
- a CDS encoding GMC family oxidoreductase, whose product MVAKFDLSDDSVVVVIGTGAGGGVLSNELAQKGVKVVALEAGGRYLPDDYINDEWDSFGQLAWLDPRTTSGDWRVAKDFSGLPAWIVKAVGGTTIHWAGASLRFQAHEFKTRTTYGEVAGANLLDWPLDLAEMEPWYEKAEAKLGVTRTGDRAGLPGNNNFKVFEAGARALGYKEVHTGRMAINSVDYDERMACQQTGFCFQGCKWGAKWSAAYTDIPRGEATGNLEVRDRCHVLRIEHDAAGKVTGVVYADKDGAQHRQKARLVCVAGNSIESPRLLLNSASSMFPDGLANSSGQVGRNYMRHMTGSVYAVFDKPVRMWRGTTMAGIIQDEARHDPSRGFVGGYELETLALGLPFMAAFLDPGAWGREFTSALDRYENMAGMWIVGEDMPQETNRVTLNHDVKDAYGLPAPNVHFDDHPNDVAMRTHAYRQGQAIYEAVGATRTFPTPPYPSTHNLGTNRMSEKPRDGVVNKWGQSHDIPNLFVSDGSQFTTGAAENPTLTIVALAIRQADHIAGEMGKGNL is encoded by the coding sequence ATGGTTGCGAAATTCGACCTGAGCGACGACAGCGTCGTCGTGGTGATCGGCACCGGCGCCGGCGGCGGGGTGCTGTCGAACGAACTGGCGCAGAAGGGCGTCAAGGTGGTCGCGCTGGAGGCGGGCGGGCGCTACCTGCCGGATGACTACATCAACGACGAATGGGACAGCTTCGGCCAGCTCGCCTGGCTCGATCCGCGCACCACCTCGGGCGACTGGCGGGTGGCCAAGGACTTTTCCGGCCTGCCAGCCTGGATCGTCAAGGCGGTCGGCGGCACCACGATCCACTGGGCGGGTGCCTCGCTGCGCTTCCAGGCCCATGAGTTCAAGACGAGGACGACATACGGCGAGGTTGCCGGCGCCAACCTGCTCGACTGGCCCCTCGATCTTGCCGAGATGGAGCCCTGGTACGAGAAGGCCGAGGCGAAACTCGGCGTGACCAGAACCGGCGACCGCGCCGGCCTGCCCGGCAACAACAACTTCAAGGTTTTCGAGGCCGGCGCGAGGGCGCTCGGCTACAAGGAGGTCCATACCGGCCGGATGGCGATCAACAGCGTCGACTACGACGAGCGCATGGCCTGCCAGCAGACCGGCTTCTGCTTCCAGGGCTGCAAGTGGGGCGCCAAGTGGTCGGCCGCCTATACCGACATCCCGCGCGGCGAGGCGACCGGAAACCTCGAGGTGCGCGACCGCTGCCACGTGCTCAGGATCGAGCACGACGCCGCCGGCAAGGTTACCGGCGTCGTCTATGCGGACAAGGATGGCGCCCAGCACAGGCAGAAGGCCCGGCTGGTGTGCGTGGCCGGCAACTCGATCGAGAGCCCGCGCCTGCTGCTCAACTCGGCGTCGTCGATGTTCCCGGACGGACTGGCCAATTCCTCCGGCCAGGTCGGGCGCAACTACATGCGCCACATGACCGGCTCGGTCTATGCGGTGTTCGACAAGCCGGTGCGCATGTGGCGCGGCACGACCATGGCCGGCATCATCCAGGACGAGGCGCGGCACGACCCGTCGCGCGGCTTCGTCGGCGGCTACGAGCTGGAGACGCTGGCGCTCGGGCTGCCGTTCATGGCGGCGTTCCTTGATCCGGGCGCCTGGGGGCGCGAGTTCACCTCGGCGCTCGACCGCTACGAGAACATGGCAGGGATGTGGATCGTCGGCGAGGACATGCCGCAGGAGACCAACCGGGTCACGCTCAACCACGACGTCAAGGACGCCTACGGCCTGCCGGCGCCGAACGTGCATTTCGACGATCACCCCAACGACGTCGCCATGCGGACCCACGCCTACCGGCAGGGCCAGGCGATCTACGAGGCGGTCGGCGCGACGCGAACCTTCCCGACGCCGCCCTATCCCTCGACCCACAACCTCGGCACCAACCGCATGTCGGAAAAGCCGCGCGACGGCGTCGTCAACAAATGGGGGCAGAGCCACGACATACCGAACCTGTTCGTATCGGACGGCAGCCAGTTCACCACCGGCGCCGCGGAGAATCCCACGCTGACGATCGTCGCCCTCGCCATCCGGCAGGCCGATCACATCGCGGGAGAAATGGGCAAAGGCAATCTCTAG